In Canis lupus dingo isolate Sandy chromosome 27, ASM325472v2, whole genome shotgun sequence, one genomic interval encodes:
- the LOC112665657 gene encoding acyl-CoA-binding protein-like — MFQAEFDKAAEDVKYFKTKPADDEMLFIYSHYKQATVRHVNTEWPWLLNLRGKAKWDAWNQLKGTSKEDAIKPYVNK; from the coding sequence ATGTTTCAGGCTGAGTTTGACAAAGCTGCCGAGGATGTTAAGTACTTCAAGACCAAGCCAGCAGATGATGAGATGTTGTTCATCTACAGCCACTACAAGCAAGCAACTGTACGTCACGTAAACACAGAATGGCCTTGGCTGTTGAATCTCAGAGGCAAGGCCAAGTGGGATGCCTGGAATCAGCTGAAAGGGACTTCCAAGGAAGATGCCATAAAACCTTACGTCAACAAGTAG